AAAATTAAGAAATAAAAAATCACAAAAATGAGTAAAAATGGAAGTAAACCCAAAAAATCCATAAAAAATAAAATATAAAGTTATGCTAAAGAATCATAGCCCACTTTTAAATACAAAGTAAATTTACTAACATAAGGTAAGTGCGGCCATGGCGGAATTGGTATACGCGCAGCGTTGAGGTCGCTGTGGGGCAACCCGTGGAAGTTCGAGTCTTCTTGGCCGCACCAAATTTTGGAGGGTATGTGTTATTTTCCCTTTTCTCTTTTCAGACATTAAATATCATAAGAAATCATTATTCAGATTATAAGATAAAACCAAAGCTGATTATTTTGCACTGCTTTAACTCTCAACATCCGTGTTTTGAAAAGCAATCTCCATTTGAGTTATGGCGAAAAATGAACGTAGGACCGCATTATATAGTTCATAAAGATGGTTCAATTACACAATGCACACCTGATACCAAAGATCCTGAAACAGTTTTTATGATCCGTCATGCCGGACCTTCCAGCTGGAAAGATTTCGCTGATATTGATCATGAAAAACACTGGCTCACACTCAATTACAAAGCGATTGGTATAGAAATGGACAGCGAAGGATATGAAGATCCACCCAACAAAATTGATAAGCCAGGGAAATACACAGATGCACAGATAACCTCTGTGAAAAAACTTGTAAATTCCTTGGCCCAAAAATTCAATATTCCTAAAGCATTGATTCTAGGGCATTCTGACATTTCTCCGTATCGCATAGAAAATGGTCAAGTTGTTTTAGGTAAGAATGATCCAAGCGAATCCTTTCCTTGGGATGATTATGCAAAGCAAAAAAAGCTAACTGCAGAAGAAATAGCCGATAAAGAAAAATTTGTAACAGAAAAACTTATACAAATAGGTTACGACTTGAATCGCGATAACGCTGTTCCTTCTGAACAGAAACACTTAGCAATTAAATATTGTTTATTAGCTTTCGCAAGACATTGGAGCCCTTCGCATCTTGAGTTGCTTAAATCTTGGGATGGATTAATATATAGCCAACTCCCAATTGAATTGCTTGAGCAATTAAAATTTATCGCGGAAAATATTTAAGTAAATAATTATCAAATTTTCTGTTATACTGGCATTAGAAAGTATTGTTATAGTTTTATATGCTGCTAGAACTCAATACCATCTTTAAATATGCGCTTGCGCTTTTGGTTGTAATGGCGCCAGCTATTTGGATTCTCTTTTCCTACGGCCCAAAACAAACTAACCGCAAAACCGAACAGTGGTTTGAAAGTCTTGAAAAACCAAGCTACACCCCTTCTAAGGAACTATTTTCTTTCTTGTGGCTTCTGACATATGCAATTATGGGAATAGCAGGCTTTATGGTATTTGAATATCTGAGAATATACAAATTTAGCGCCGTATCTGCTTTGACCGTCTTCACGGTAAAATATGTTTTAGGTATCAGCCTCTTCCCTATATTTTTTGGATTAAAGGACTTGACTCTCTCGGGCTTTCTAATCTCTGCCTTGCTGCCAATGATATTTTGGACTATGGTTGAGTTCTATAAACTTTCTACAACTTCACTTATATTAATGCTACCTTACGCTGCATGGATTGGTTTTTTAACAGTCCTTACCTTTGATTTGATTGAGCTAAATCCAGATCAAATTGATGAAGAAAATCGACGAACAAACAAAACACTCAACAAGAGCCAAAGATTGCCAAACGCAAAACCACCCATAATATCCCAAATGGTATGATAACCTTTTGCAACAATCCATAAACCCCCTATTGGAAGTATTATGCAATACATCCCAAGCAATAACCATTTCCATGAACTCTTTATCACACTAATACAGCGATAACATA
The genomic region above belongs to Alphaproteobacteria bacterium and contains:
- a CDS encoding tryptophan-rich sensory protein, whose amino-acid sequence is MLLELNTIFKYALALLVVMAPAIWILFSYGPKQTNRKTEQWFESLEKPSYTPSKELFSFLWLLTYAIMGIAGFMVFEYLRIYKFSAVSALTVFTVKYVLGISLFPIFFGLKDLTLSGFLISALLPMIFWTMVEFYKLSTTSLILMLPYAAWIGFLTVLTFDLIELNPDQIDEENRRTNKTLNKSQRLPNAKPPIISQMV
- a CDS encoding N-acetylmuramoyl-L-alanine amidase produces the protein MGQPVEVRVFLAAPNFGGYVLFSLFSFQTLNIIRNHYSDYKIKPKLIILHCFNSQHPCFEKQSPFELWRKMNVGPHYIVHKDGSITQCTPDTKDPETVFMIRHAGPSSWKDFADIDHEKHWLTLNYKAIGIEMDSEGYEDPPNKIDKPGKYTDAQITSVKKLVNSLAQKFNIPKALILGHSDISPYRIENGQVVLGKNDPSESFPWDDYAKQKKLTAEEIADKEKFVTEKLIQIGYDLNRDNAVPSEQKHLAIKYCLLAFARHWSPSHLELLKSWDGLIYSQLPIELLEQLKFIAENI